The genomic interval AAGGCTTTGAAAAGCGGAGAAATACTGGTTCTAGAAAATGTTCGAACATTCCCTGACGAACGGAAGAAAGGTTCTCCCGAAGAACATGCAAGATCAGAGTTTGTGAAGAAACTTGCGCCACTCGTAGACGTATTTGTCAGCGACGCTTTTGCCGCCGCTCATAGAGCACACGTATCCATAGTTGGATTCACAGCAGTACTTCCCAGCGTTGCGGGCCGCATCATGGAGAGAGAACTTAAGGCATTAAGCAAAGCGGTTGAGAAACCTGAAAAGCCTTGTATCTACATTCTTGGAGGAGCTAAAGCTGATGATGCTTTGAAAATATCTCAGTATGTTTTAAACAACGACATTGCAGATCACGTATTAACAGGCGGTGTTGTAGGTCACTTATTCTTAGCGGCAAAAGGCGTGGATTTGGGTAAACCAAATATGGAGTTCTTAGAAAAGAATGAGCTTACGATTTTCATATCCGGCATAAAGGAGTTAATGGAAAAATACCCGGAGAGAATAAAGGTTCCTGTTGACCTTGCCGTACAAGTCGACAAAAAACGAAAGAAAATCCCAGTTGAAGAACTCCCAACAAATCATCCTATATTTGACATAGGAGCCGAAACCGTGAAGAAATACACTGGAATCATAAACGATGCAGAATCGATAGTTATCAGTGGACCCTTGGGGGTTTTTGAGAATCCAGAATTTATGGCTGGTACTAAGGGAGTTCTGGAAGCAGTGGCCGCCTCAAAAGCTTTTTCTCTGGTTGGTGGAGGACATACCGTTGCTGCTGTAGAACAACTCGGGTTAAGAGAGAAGATGGGCTACGTGAGCACTGCAGGAGGTGCTCTAATAGAATTCCTTATGGGCGAAGAATTAC from Candidatus Bathyarchaeota archaeon carries:
- a CDS encoding phosphoglycerate kinase; translated protein: MTYTLTMDDLSFKDKVALVRVDFNSPIDPDKKEILEDTRIRAHGETTIKELSKKGAKVVVLAHQGRPSEPDFIPLKQHAKALGRILGKPVKYVNDLFGEKAQDAIKALKSGEILVLENVRTFPDERKKGSPEEHARSEFVKKLAPLVDVFVSDAFAAAHRAHVSIVGFTAVLPSVAGRIMERELKALSKAVEKPEKPCIYILGGAKADDALKISQYVLNNDIADHVLTGGVVGHLFLAAKGVDLGKPNMEFLEKNELTIFISGIKELMEKYPERIKVPVDLAVQVDKKRKKIPVEELPTNHPIFDIGAETVKKYTGIINDAESIVISGPLGVFENPEFMAGTKGVLEAVAASKAFSLVGGGHTVAAVEQLGLREKMGYVSTAGGALIEFLMGEELPGVAALKAAAMRMKC